From the genome of Arvicola amphibius chromosome 9, mArvAmp1.2, whole genome shotgun sequence, one region includes:
- the Pus7l gene encoding pseudouridylate synthase 7 homolog-like protein has product MEEDTNGGVRFSSLCFVNDHVGFQGTIKASPSDFIVTEIDEQGQLVSKAIGESVHEISKIQPEPSHFVKKPKLNSQDVFLEHDGDEDAANLPGYADGDQSHPSGSDEEDGVNSGTSKCEKENVDLLSSLLDEKTHTLLERFACDVKGTWKSQTESVEASLEFSLGRILEKSQRAVLHSAVRQTFPFLITVGKNSEILVKPNLEYKELCHLVSEEEALGFFKYLDAKRENSTFTFKPDANKDHRKAVHHFLNKKFGNLVETKSFPEQNRSAENPNTTITVRFRAKARTHGGKRAHLDGERRKAVYTAFTLQKENLEMFEAIGFLAIKLGVIPSDFSYAGLKDKKAITYQSMVVRKVTPERLKSIEKEILKKRMNVFNIRSVGESLRLGQLKGNHFDIVIRHLRNHMNDAASLRERVLEAIDNVKNKGFVNYYGPQRFGKGRKIQTDQIGLALLKNEMVKAIKLFLTPEDVDDPVNKAKTYFLQTEDAKGTLSQMPEFRVRERALLESLHRFGVTEEGCIQAWFSFPHSIRIFYIHAYSSKIWNEAASYRLAAYGCRVVEGDLICLDEDVDEHVPSSKVHLVTKEEESANTYTIHQVVLPVLGYNVQYPENKVGQWFRGVLSRDGLQACRFRVPALKLNVPGCYRHILKHPHNVSYQLVHSDSDANEEGSHADDVTSSLTISFDLDASCYATVCLREMMKGDI; this is encoded by the exons ATGGAAGAGGACACAAATGGTGGGGTCCGGTTTAGTTCCTTATGTTTTGTTAATGATCATGTTGGATTTCAGGGCACTATAAAAGCCTCCCCAAGTGACTTCATTGTTACCGAGATTGATGAGCAGGGCCAATTAGTCAGTAAGGCCATTGGTGAATCTGTTCATGAAATTAGTAAAATACAACCTGAGCCAAGTCATTTTGTCAAAAAGCCAAAGCTCAATAGTCAAGACGTATTCTTAGAACATGACGGGGATGAAGACGCCGCTAACTTGCCTGGGTACGCCGATGGTGACCAGAGTCACCCGTCAGGCTCGGATGAAGAAGACGGTGTCAACAGTGGGACCTCTAAATGCGAGAAAGAAAATGTTGACTTATTAAGTTCACTTTTAGATGAAAAAACTCATACGTTGCTAGAGCGGTTTGCTTGTGATGTCAAAGGGACGTGGAAGTCACAAACCGAGTCTGTGGAAGCATCTCTGGAATTCTCACTAGGTAGGATCCTTGAGAAAAGCCAAAGGGCTGTCTTACACAGTGCTGTCAGGCAGACCTTTCCTTTCCTAATAACCGTAGGAAAAAACAGTGAAATCCTTGTAAAGCCAAACCTGGAGTATAAAGAACTCTGCCATTTGGTATCTGAAGAAGAGGCACTTggttttttcaaatatttggatGCAAAGAGAGAGAATTCCACGTTTACCTTTAAACCGGATGCAAACAAAGATCACAGGAAAGCTGTGCACCACTTTCTCAACAAGAAGTTTGGAAACCTTGTGGAGACCAAGTCGTTCCCTGAGCAGAATCGCAGTGCTGAGAATCCAAACACAACCATAACCGTGAGGTTCCGGGCGAAAGCACGCACCCATGGTGGGAAGAGAGCTCATCTTGACGGTGAGAGGAGAAAAGCTGTGTATACAG CTTTCACCCTACAAAAGGAAAATCTGGAGATGTTTGAAGCAATTGGGTTTTTAGCCATCAAACTTGGTGTTATTCCTTCGGATTTCAGTTACGCGGGCCTTAAAGACAAGAAAGCAATCACCTATCAATCTATGGTTGTAAGAAAAGTGACTCCAGAGAG GTTGAAAAGTATTGAAAAAGAAATCCTAAAGAAGAGAATGAATGTGTTTAATATTCGGTCTGTGGGTGAGTCTCTGAGACTTGGTCAGCTCAAAGGAAACCATTTTGATATTGTCATCAGACATCTCAGAAATCACATGAATGATGCTGCTAGCCTGAGAGAGAGAGTTTTGGAGGCCATAGACAATGTGAAG AACAAAGGCTTTGTGAATTACTATGGACCACAGAGAtttgggaaaggaaggaaaattcagACAGACCAAATTGGATTGGCTTTGCTGAAGAATGAAATG GTGAaggccataaaattatttcttacacCAGAAGACGTGGATGATCCTGTAAATAAAGCAAAGACATACTTTCTTCAAACTG AGGACGCGAAAGGCACGCTGTCACAGATGCCTGAGTTCCGAGTTCGAGAGCGGGCTCTGCTGGAGTCATTGCATCGCTTTGGCGTGACAGAGGAAGGCTGTATCCAGGCCTGGTTCTCTTTTCCTCATTCCATCCGCATATTCTACATCCACGCATACAGTAGCAAGATTTGGAATGAGGCAGCGTCTTACAGACTTGCAGCCTATGGATGCAGAGTGGTGGAGGGGGACCTGATCTGCTTGGATGAAGATGTTGATGAGCATGTCCCAAGCAGTAAA GTTCATCTGGTGACCAAAGAAGAGGAatctgcaaacacatacacaatacaccaG GTGGTTCTGCCAGTACTTGGATACAACGTTCAGTACCCAGAGAACAAAGTAGGGCAGTGGTTCCGTGGAGTCCTCAGCAGAGACGGACTACAGGCCTGTAGGTTTAGAGTGCCCGCCCTGAAGCTGAATGTACCAGGATGCTACAGGCACATCTTGAAACATCCCCACAATGTGTCCTACCAACTAGTCCATTCTGACTCCGATGCTAATGAGGAAGGGTCCCACGCCGATGATGTAACCTCATCCCTGACCATCTCCTTTGATCTTGATGCTTCGTGTTATGCTACTGTTTGTCTTCGGGAAATGATGAAAGGTGATATTTAA